One Rhinoderma darwinii isolate aRhiDar2 chromosome 6, aRhiDar2.hap1, whole genome shotgun sequence DNA window includes the following coding sequences:
- the FZD7 gene encoding frizzled-7, with protein MRSAGRLLCALTLLLLGVPLPPGSAAQPYHGEKGISAPEHGFCQPISIPLCTDIAYNQTIMPNLLGHTNQEDAGLEVHQFYPLVKVQCSPELRFFLCSMYAPVCTVLENAIPPCRSLCERARQGCEALMNKFGFQWPERLRCENFPVHGAGEICVGQNTSDTPAGPTANPTPFLPDLITFQPNSPHRDFTCPRQLKVPPYLGYRFLGEKDCGAPCEPSKANGLMYFKEEEVRFARLWVGIWAILCGISTLFTVLTYLVDMRRFSYPERPIIFLSGCYFMVAVAYAAGFLLEERAVCLDRFSEDTYRTVAQGTKKEGCTILFMILYFFGMASSIWWVILSLTWFLAAGMKWGHEAIEANSQYFHLAAWAVPAVKTITILAMGKVDGDLLSGVCYVGINSVPSLRGFVLAPLFVYLFIGTSFLLAGFVSLFRIRTIMKHDGSKTEKLEKLMVRIGVFSVLYTVPATIVLACYFYEQAFRETWEKTWLMQTCKSFAIPCPSHHFSPMSPDFTVFMIKYLMTMIVGITSSFWIWSGKTLQSWRKFYHRLSNGSSGKGETAV; from the coding sequence ATGAGGAGTGCGGGGCGCCTGCTGTGTGCGCTCACCCTGCTGCTGCTGGGGGTCCCCCTTCCTCCTGGCTCAGCAGCCCAGCCCTACCATGGAGAGAAGGGTATCTCTGCCCCGGAACACGGCTTCTGCCAGCCTATCTCCATCCCCTTGTGCACGGACATTGCCTACAACCAGACCATCATGCCCAATCTGCTGGGCCACACCAACCAAGAGGACGCAGGGCTGGAGGTGCACCAGTTCTACCCGCTGGTGAAGGTGCAGTGCTCGCCGGAGCTGCGCTTCTTCTTGTGCTCCATGTACGCACCAGTGTGTACGGTGCTGGAGAACGCCATCCCTCCGTGCCGGTCGCTGTGTGAACGGGCCAGGCAAGGCTGTGAGGCCCTGATGAACAAGTTCGGCTTCCAGTGGCCAGAGAGACTCCGCTGCGAGAACTTCCCGGTGCACGGAGCGGGAGAGATCTGCGTGGGGCAGAACACATCGGACACACCGGCCGGTCCCACCGCCAACCCGACGCCGTTCCTGCCTGATCTGATCACCTTCCAGCCGAACTCCCCGCACCGGGACTTTACCTGCCCCCGCCAGCTCAAAGTGCCCCCGTACCTGGGGTACCGCTTTCTGGGAGAGAAGGACTGTGGTGCGCCGTGCGAGCCCAGCAAAGCCAACGGCTTGATGTACTTCAAGGAGGAGGAGGTGCGCTTCGCCCGGCTCTGGGTGGGCATCTGGGCCATCCTGTGCGGCATCTCCACCCTCTTCACCGTGCTAACCTACCTAGTGGACATGCGGCGCTTCAGCTACCCGGAGCGGCCCATCATCTTCCTGTCCGGCTGCTACTTCATGGTGGCGGTGGCTTATGCCGCGGGCTTCCTGCTGGAGGAGCGCGCCGTGTGCCTGGATCGCTTCTCGGAGGACACGTACCGCACGGTGGCGCAGGGCACCAAGAAGGAGGGCTGCACCATCCTCTTCATGATCCTCTACTTCTTCGGCATGGCCAGCTCCATCTGGTGGGTCATCCTGTCTCTCACCTGGTTCCTGGCCGCTGGCATGAAATGGGGCCACGAAGCCATAGAAGCCAACTCTCAGTACTTCCACCTGGCGGCCTGGGCCGTGCCCGCCGTGAAGACCATTACCATCCTAGCTATGGGCAAGGTGGACGGCGACCTCCTGAGTGGCGTGTGCTACGTGGGTATCAACAGCGTGCCGTCCCTCCGCGGCTTCGTGCTGGCGCCGCTCTTCGTCTACCTGTTCATCGGCACGTCGTTCCTGCTGGCCGGCTTCGTGTCCCTGTTTCGTATCCGCACCATCATGAAGCACGACGGCAGCAAGACGGAGAAGTTGGAGAAGCTGATGGTGCGAATCGGGGTGTTCAGCGTCCTGTACACGGTGCCCGCCACCATCGTGCTGGCATGTTACTTCTACGAGCAGGCGTTCCGGGAGACGTGGGAGAAGACGTGGCTCATGCAGACATGTAAGAGCTTCGCCATCCCGTGCCCTAGCCATCACTTCTCCCCCATGAGCCCGGATTTCACCGTGTTCATGATCAAGTATCTGATGACCATGATCGTGGGCATCACCTCCAGCTTCTGGATCTGGTCCGGGAAAACTCTGCAGTCCTGGCGTAAGTTCTACCATAGACTCAGCAACGGCAGCAGCGGTAAAGGAGAGACCGCGGTATGA